The Polaribacter tangerinus genome has a segment encoding these proteins:
- the rimK gene encoding 30S ribosomal protein S6--L-glutamate ligase yields MRIVILSRNPKLYSTRRLVEAAQKRKHEVLVVDHLKCNIEIEKRAPKIFYKGEYLENIDAIIPRIGASVTFYGTAVIRQFEMMKVFTSVTSQALVKSRDKLSSLQILARAGVGLPKTVFTNYTKEVEHVVASVGGAPLILKLLEGTQGLGVVLAETKNAATSVLEAFNGLGARVIAQEFIKEAGGADIRAFVVDGKVVGAMKRQGKDGEFRSNLHRGGNATVIELTDEEEKTALKATKALGLGVAGVDMLQSSKGPLVLEVNSSPGLEGIEIATGKNIAKEIIRYLEIHVE; encoded by the coding sequence ATGAGAATTGTAATTTTATCTAGAAACCCAAAACTATACTCAACAAGAAGACTTGTAGAAGCTGCTCAAAAAAGAAAGCACGAAGTGCTGGTTGTAGATCATTTAAAATGCAACATAGAAATTGAGAAAAGAGCTCCTAAAATTTTTTATAAAGGTGAGTATTTAGAAAATATAGATGCCATTATTCCTAGAATTGGTGCTTCAGTTACTTTCTACGGAACTGCAGTTATTAGGCAGTTTGAAATGATGAAAGTTTTTACTTCAGTTACCTCACAAGCTTTGGTAAAGTCGAGAGATAAATTAAGCAGCCTACAAATTTTAGCTAGAGCTGGTGTTGGCTTACCAAAAACAGTGTTTACCAATTACACCAAAGAAGTGGAACATGTTGTAGCCTCTGTTGGTGGAGCTCCTTTAATTTTAAAATTATTGGAAGGAACTCAGGGTTTAGGTGTTGTTTTAGCAGAAACTAAAAATGCAGCAACCTCTGTGCTAGAAGCCTTTAATGGACTGGGCGCAAGAGTAATTGCTCAAGAGTTTATTAAAGAAGCTGGTGGTGCAGATATTAGGGCTTTTGTGGTAGATGGTAAAGTAGTTGGCGCTATGAAAAGACAAGGTAAAGATGGCGAGTTTCGTTCGAACTTGCATAGAGGTGGTAATGCCACTGTTATAGAGTTAACAGACGAAGAAGAAAAAACAGCATTAAAAGCTACAAAAGCATTGGGTTTAGGGGTTGCAGGTGTAGATATGCTTCAATCATCTAAAGGACCACTAGTTTTAGAAGTAAACTCATCTCCGGGGCTAGAAGGAATAGAAATTGCTACAGGAAAAAATATTGCCAAAGAAATTATCCGTTATTTAGAAATTCATGTCGAGTAA
- a CDS encoding succinylglutamate desuccinylase/aspartoacylase family protein, protein MSSKPFVLLGKEIPEGKRTVIDLKVAKLHTRTTVNVPVIIERSNKPGPVVLLLAGIHGDETNGVGIVREIIDIGLNKPKKGTIICIPVFNIFGYLVQTREFPDGRDLNRVFPGTLSGSLASQFAYQFSEKIAPFVDCIIDFHTGGGERDNIAQIRCDKNDLKALELAKVFNPPMIVYSKNIAKSLRDTLTKLGKTVLLFEGGKSKELNPTIINEGVMGTRNVLIHLGMIEGESIVRETPILVKKSKWLRASHSGMLKIRVSNGSYVKKKEILGVVQDPFGEFKKNIYAPFNCHVFCINKTPIVNKGDALFHLSTEE, encoded by the coding sequence ATGTCGAGTAAACCTTTTGTACTTCTTGGAAAAGAAATTCCTGAAGGAAAACGCACTGTTATCGATTTAAAAGTTGCAAAACTACATACTAGAACCACCGTAAATGTTCCGGTTATAATAGAGCGATCTAACAAACCCGGACCCGTAGTACTGTTGTTAGCGGGCATACATGGCGATGAAACTAATGGTGTAGGAATAGTTCGAGAAATTATTGATATTGGTCTTAATAAACCAAAAAAAGGAACTATCATTTGTATACCTGTATTTAATATTTTTGGGTATTTAGTACAAACTAGAGAATTTCCAGATGGTAGAGATTTAAACCGAGTATTTCCAGGCACGCTATCTGGCTCTTTAGCAAGTCAGTTTGCATATCAATTTTCAGAAAAAATTGCTCCTTTTGTAGATTGTATTATCGACTTTCATACTGGTGGTGGAGAAAGGGACAACATTGCTCAAATTCGATGTGACAAAAATGATTTAAAAGCGCTTGAATTGGCAAAAGTATTTAACCCACCAATGATTGTCTACTCAAAAAATATAGCAAAGTCATTAAGAGATACACTCACAAAATTAGGCAAAACTGTACTTCTTTTTGAAGGAGGAAAATCTAAAGAACTAAATCCGACAATTATAAATGAAGGAGTAATGGGAACTAGAAATGTTCTTATCCACCTTGGCATGATAGAAGGAGAAAGTATTGTTAGAGAAACCCCAATTCTTGTTAAAAAATCGAAATGGTTACGTGCTTCCCACTCCGGAATGCTAAAAATTAGAGTTTCTAACGGAAGTTATGTAAAGAAAAAAGAAATTTTAGGGGTTGTGCAGGATCCTTTTGGAGAGTTTAAAAAAAATATTTATGCTCCATTTAATTGTCATGTTTTTTGCATCAATAAAACACCAATTGTTAACAAAGGAGATGCGTTGTTTCATTTAAGTACAGAAGAATAA
- a CDS encoding ATP-dependent zinc protease encodes MKITIGREDKADFPEFLLENIDVKIDSGAYTSSIHCTNIEEIEVNNKKQLKFTLLDPAHTLYNNKEFITNDYTFKIVKSSNGISERRFRILTEIIMFNKKNDIYLTLTERKNMKFPILLGRKFLNKKFVIDTTKKNLSYHLKHQE; translated from the coding sequence ATGAAAATTACAATTGGTAGAGAAGATAAGGCAGATTTTCCTGAATTCTTACTAGAAAATATTGATGTTAAGATAGATTCTGGTGCTTACACATCTTCAATTCATTGTACAAATATTGAAGAAATTGAAGTAAACAATAAGAAACAACTAAAATTTACATTGTTAGACCCAGCACACACTCTTTATAATAATAAAGAATTTATCACGAATGATTATACCTTTAAAATAGTAAAAAGTTCGAACGGCATTTCTGAAAGACGCTTTAGAATTCTAACAGAAATTATCATGTTTAACAAAAAAAATGACATTTATTTAACATTAACAGAACGAAAAAACATGAAATTTCCTATTTTATTAGGTAGAAAATTTCTGAACAAAAAATTTGTGATAGACACCACTAAAAAAAATCTATCCTACCATTTAAAACACCAAGAATAA